The segment ATGATTATCGGCATTGTGGGATATTTCACAGTACCTACGGTAGCCAACTGGATTATTCAGGCAGGAGGGGTAACCGGAATGAATAGAAACATAAGTAGAGCAGCAAGTGTAGGTGGAAGTATTGCAGGTGGAGTAGCAGGAGCTACAGTAGGAAACATCTCTGGAAATCTCATTAAAAAATAAATCATCGTATGGAATTTAAGTCATTAAAAAATATAGAAACCAGTTTTAAGAAGATACGCCTTTTTGGAATAATCTTTCTGTTAATGTGTACCATTATAGTGAGCTACTCTTTGTGGAAATCCTATCAATTTGCAGAAAAACAGCGCGAGAAAATTTATGTGCTTGATGATGGCAAATCATTAATGTTAGCATTATCACAAGAGCTCTCGCAAAACAGACCTGTAGAAGCAAAAGAGCATGTCAAAAGATTTCATGAGCTTTTCTACACCCTATCACCCGATAAAAATGCAATAGAATCCAATATACAACGCTCCCTGTTTCTTGCAGATAAAAGTGCTTTTATTCATTACAAGAACCTTTCAGAGAATGGTTACTATAATAGAATCATATCTGGGAACGTCAATCAAACTTTACATGTAGATAGTATAGTCTGCGACTTTGATACCTATCCCTACAGTGTATCAACCTATGCAAGACAAACGATTATTCGTGAAAGCAATATAACAGAGCGAAGCCTTATCACCCAATGTCGGTTATTAAATTCTGTCAGAAGTGATAACAACCCACACGGTTTCACCATAGAAGCATTCGAGATTAAAGAAAACAAAGATTTACAAGTATTAAAACGATAAAGCTATGTCAGACAAATCATTTAAAAAAGCCATTCAGCGTGCGGATCAAAGACTTAAAGAAGGTTGCCAAAGGATACCCAAAAAGACACGCATCATTTTGGTAATCCTCCTTTTGATAAGTTGCGGACTATTTTCATTGTATCAAACCATTTCATCATTGTCTCAGATGAAAAGTAGTGACAAAGCCAGCATTCAAACAAAAGAGCTGCCTGTCCAATTAGAACAAACTGAACAAGAATCAATGTATGAGCAAAACAGTTACAACTATGGAACAAAATGAAGATATAATAAAAACAGAAAAGAAGGAGCAAAAAGCAAAAAAAGAGCTCACGCCACAAGAGTTACAGAAAAGGAAGAAGCTTATAATCTTTCCGATTATGATACTTGCTTTTATCGGTAGCCTATGGTTGATATTTGCTCCATCAAGCAAGAAAGAAGAAGGGTCAGATAACATCAGCACCTTTAATTCCGAGTTGCCACTTCCGGGTAAAGATGAAATTCTAAGTGATAAAAAGAAAGCATACGAACAGGAAGACCTGAGAATTAAACAACAAGAGCGCATGCGAACACTTCAGGATTTTGGTTTTGATAGTGAGTTGGAAAACAGTTCTTCTCAAGAAGATGAAAACAGCAACTCTTATTACAATCAAGACAATCAACCAAATCGACCAGTAGCTAGCAACTCACCTATATACACTTCCGCAAACAGGTATCAACAGATTAATCGGCAGTTAGAAAACTTTTATGAAGAACCTGCCGAGGATCTGGAGAAAGAGGAGCTGTTTGAAAGAGTTACAGAACTTGAAATGCGATTAAGAGAGAGTGAAAACTTACAATCTTCAACCGAAGAACAATTGACATTACTTGAAAAATCGTATGAACTTGCAGCAAAATATATCAACAACAATCAGGGACAAACAGCAACAGTTGAAAATATTCCAATACAAGATTTATCAACTGGTAAACAGGGTAAAGCAAAAGCTGTTCCGGTTAAAGCAGTTGGGGAAAGTGTAGTTTCAGGTCTTCAGCAATCAATCAGTGATGAAGCGTTTATTGAAGCATATAGTAAGCCAAGGAATAGCACCTTTCATACCGCAATAACAGCATCTCAATCATCAGTAAAGAATACTATTCTTGCATGCATTCATGAAGATCAGTCTGTAATGGATGGGCAGAATGTAAAATTAAGATTGTTAGAACCGCTTCAAGCAGGAACAATCATTATTCCTAAGAATACCCTGCTTACAGGAATGGCAAGAATTCAGCGTGAGCGATTGGATATTGATATTGTATCCATTGAATACAACGGTTCAATTATTTCAGTAGAGTTAAATGTCTATGATTCAGATGGACAAAAAGGATTAGCAACACCCTCCACTTTAGAGATGCAATCACTCACAGAAGGGGCTGCAAATATGGGTGCCGGATTAGGTTCATCTTTTACAATTAACCAGAATGCAGGTTCAGCCATTTTATCCGATTTAACAAGAGGAGTTTTGCAAGGTGGTTCACAATACCTATCGAAAAAACTGAGAACAGCAAAAGTAAGCCTCAGGGCAAATTATCAGGTTATGCTACTTTCAAAATAAAAAACAACTTAAAACAATTAATGATGAAACATTTTGCACTTTTAATCCTACTCACTCTGAGCATTGTTCCCCTACAAGCACAAAGTGATCCCAGCTTTAAGGGAGAAATAAGAAAAATACCCAGAGAGCAATTGATTACACCTTACGCTATAGAGGTTACGTTTGACAAAACCGTACATGTTCTATTTCCCTCCAAAGTTATCTATATAGATTTAGGTTCCAACCATATTATTGCAGGCAAAGCAAATGGAGCAGAGAATGTTATCAGAATAAAAGCTGCAACCGAAGATTTTATTGGAGAGACAAATTTTTCTGTCATTTGTGATGATGGAAACTTTTATTCGTTTAATGCCCGATATGCCAATGAGCCCAGTATGTTGAATATATATATGAGCAGTTTAACTAAAAATCATCACCAGATCGCTTCCAACAACAATCTTGCTCACACTTCATCAACCGTTTATCTCACAGAATTAGGCAAAGAATCTCCAGGGGTTGTAAATATGATTATGGAAACCATCTATAATGAGAATAAAAGACTTTTACGTCATTTAGGAAGCAAACAGCAAAAGATACAATTTACAGTTCAGGGAATGTATGTCCATCATGGAATGTTCTATTTTCATACAATGATTCAAAACAAGTCACAGGTTCCATTTGACATTGACTATATAAAATTTAAAGTAGTTGACACGCAATCAACAAAACGCAGTCCTGTGCAGGAGATAGCATTGAATCCTGTAAGAACATATCATGATATGGTGCAAATTAAGGGAAAATCAAAAGCAAGAACTGTTTATGCACTTCCAAAATTTACTCTTCCGAAAAATCAAATAGTAGTTGTAGAACTGATAGAAAAAGATGGAGGTCGTCATCAAACCATTCAGATTGAACATACAGATATTACAAGTGCAAAAACTATTGATACATTTAAAATCAACTGAGATGAAAAAACATTCATTTGTAATAATAACATTTACCCTATTTATAGTGAGCACTATCTTCACTAATGAGGCACAAGCTCAACGTTATCTGTCAGGTCAGAAAGGAATACAATTCACAGGTGGTTTAATAGGTACGTCCAAGGAATCCTTTTATAAAGAACCAGCGTATTACGTTGGTGTTTCACTTGCTACTTATACAAAAAAAGGAAATCGGTGGGTTGTAGGAGTGGAATATCTCAATAAAGAGTATCCATATAAAGAACGTGTTATACCTGTTTCAAAGTTTATAGGAGATGGCGGATATTACTTTAAGCTATTGTCCGACAACCGCAAAACATTCTTTCTATCCTTTGGATTATCAGCAAGCACAGGATATGAAACGAGTAATTGGGGTGAAAAGCTACTTTATGACGGAGCTACGCTCCGAAATAAAGATGGTTTTATTTATGGAGGCTCGGCAACAATAGAATTAGAAACTTACCTTTCAGATAGGTTGGTTTTATTAATCAATGCCCGAGAACGCTTGTTGTTTGGTTCTTCCATTGAGAAGTTTCAAACACAATACGGTATTGGTATTAAGTACATTATAAATTAAAAAGACATGAAAAAAATAATTCATAAAGTGATAATTGGAGTCTATTTCATGGGCATGATACTGCTGTTAATTGCCTGTAATACCCAATTAGATATTCAACAGCAATACCCATTCACACTTTCTGCAATGCCAGTACAGAAAAGTATTGTTATAGATGAAACAGCTGAAATAAGAATGAAGATTATTCGTGATGGACATTTTGAAGAAACTGAATACTATATCAGGTATTATCAACCCGATGGTACGGGTGATTTAAAATTAGAAGATGGAACAGTTTTGCTTCCTAATGATCTGTATAAGTTAACAGAAGGTGTATTCAGGCTCTATTACACCTCCAAGTCCACTGACCAACAAAAAATCGATATTTATGTGGAAGATAATTTTGGTCAGACTGAGCAAATAAGCTTCAACTTCAATAACAAAAAGGAGGAGAAATAAGTATAAGCATATAGGTAACTCACAAGACAAACCCCAAGAACAGTTGATTCGTGAGAATCAACTGTTCTTGGGGTTTTTTATAAGATGAATAATATCAACTTCCTTTTAAACCGTTTTTCACGGTTTAGAGTGTAATTCCTTAAACAAACACGTTTTTTTTGCAATTCACCTCTTTAATTTAATGCTAAAACTCAATATAGCTGTTCATTAACAACACTCTTCATAAATTCATGTTAATAGGTTATTAAAGATGTTCTGTAGAAATGGTTTAATTTTAAATATATAGCATTATGATTAATCTAATTGACACAAAACTATTTAAATTGATGCATGATAGCACTGCATCAAAAAAGGAATTGCAGAAGGAATTTCAATATTTCTTTGATGATTTGACAAGTTGCTATTCATCTAGAAATGAACTTTGTAAAGCATGGAAAGAGTGTCAGAGAGCATTCGTCATGCTAAATTTACTGGAATCTACAATCAAAGCTTCAACACCCTGTAAAAGATGGAAAGAACACAGATTTCATTTCATTACACCTTTAAGACAATTTTTGAAATTTGAAATGAAGGTAATCAAGTATTTGTTTGAAAATGATGAATACATTGTTTCAAAACAAATTCAAGGAAAGTATCAATGGACAGGAAAAAAAACTGACCTGATAGAATTGGCGTATGCATTGCATGAAAATCAGACTATTAATCATGGGAATATTCCGATAGAAAAGTTTATAGAAGACTTTGGTGCATTTTTTGGTGTTAACATTACTAACAGCTCTCGAATGTTCTTCAATATCAAGCAACGAAAAACAGAAAGTAGAACAACATTCTTGGACACTTTAGCAAAAATGCTCAACAAAAGAATGATCAAAGATGATGAGAAGTAAAAGATGCTCATAAATCTTTATCAAGTTGATATAAACTTGTCAAGTCAATTTGACAAGAAGGATAATCTTTGCCCCAGAAATATTAAAAAAACAACAGTATGGAAGTAATAACTATTGAGTCAAAAGCATTCAAAGAGTTGCAGACAAAGATTAATACTATCGCCAACTATATTACAGCGCAACAAGAAGTAGCATCATTGGACGATGATGAAATATGGGTTGACAGCTATGAAGTTTGCACCTTTTTAAAAATCAGCGAGCGAACATTGCAACGTTTGCGTTCAAATGGAGAAATAAGCTACTCCAAAATAAGGGGACGTAATTATTACAAGATTGGTGAAATCAGGCGACTCATTGAGAGTCGAATCATTAAAAGCAATCATGAATTCATGCAGGATTTAATCACTAATCACAAGCTCCATGTTAAGGAAAGAAGAAATACTAAGTAGAACATCCAATGGTCTGAATGTCTTTAAACACTACATTAAGACACCCTGGCGTGTTGGTAGAAACTTTCTCAATCCATTGTATGAAGACAAAAAAGCATCTTGCAACATCTATTTTGATCGTAATTCGGGAACTTATAGAATGAAGGATTTTGGGAATGACGATTTTAGTGGTGATTGTTTCTTCTTTGTAGCCAAGCTCCATGCGTTAGACTGTAGAAATAGATATGATTTTATTGAAACATTAAAAATTATTGATAGAGATATGTCCTTAGGACTGTCTAATAACAATGGAATTGCAGGATATAATGAGAAACCCATGACAACAACGACAAAAGCAAGCACTTTGTATGAAACAGCTGAAAAGAAAATACGTCCCTATTCATTTCAAAGTAAAGAGTTCACAGCTGAAGAGTTGGCATTTTGGCAAAATTTTGGGGTAAGAGTGGATATACTATCCCTTTTTAATGTCTGTTCAGTTCGTGATTTTACAAGTGAAAATGGAGATGGTAAATCCTATACACTTTATTCAACTCAAATTGAGCCCATATTTGGATATAAAAGTAAAAGATACATCAAGCTTTATCGTCCATTTTCTAAAATCCGATTTTTATATGGTGGGAGTATTGTTGACAATTACTGTTTTGGATTAGAGCAATTACCGTCTAAAGGAGATAAAGTTTTTATAACGGGTGGAGAAAAAGACGTGCTTTCTTTATCAGCCAGAGGATTGCATGCAATATGTTTTAACAGTGAAACTGCAACCATCCCCAAAAGCATTATTCGCAAGTTATCATTTCGGTTTAAGCATATCATTCTTTTATATGATATGGATAAAACAGGATTATCAAGTTCTGCTAAACATGAAAAAGATTTGAAAGACCTTGGCGTAAAGAGATTGTTACTTCCTCTTTCAGGAACTAAAAATGAAAAGGATATATCTGATTATTTTAGTATGGGTAATACGTATGAATCATTTATGAAGCTGTTTCTGGAGTTTTTAGACACTTTATATTCCGATACTATGACACTATTGAAATCATGTGAAATAGACTTTAACAACCCACCGGAAAGCTCTCAGGAGATTATTTCTGCAGGAGATGTTCCGTTGGGAACACAGGGAAATATTCTTTGCATCACCGGAGGAGAAGGAACTGGTAAAAGTAATTTTATTGCAGCATTAATTGCAGGTTCCATTAGAAAAGAAAAAGCAGAAATTGATACACTTGGAATGACTGTGTCCACCAACAATCAAAACAAAGCAGTGCTTTTGTATGATACAGAACAGTCAGAAGTTCAACTCTTTAAAAATGTATCCAATTTATTAAAACGAGCAAAACTAAACTACAAGCCAGAAGTTTTGAAAGCTTTTAGTTTAACAGGAATGTCACGCAATGAAAGACTACTTGCCATTGTACAAAGCATGGATAGATTTCACTATCAGTATAGCGGAATCCAACTGGTAATGATTGACGGCATAGCCGATTTAGTCCATTCAGCCAATGATGAAGCAGAGAGTATTCGAATTATCGATGAACTCTACCGATTAGCCGGCATTTACAAAACATGTATCGTATGTGTATTACATTACATTCCCAATGGTTTAAAACTTCGTGGGCATTTGGGTTCAGAGTTACAGCGTAAAGCAGCAGCAATCCTCTCTATTGAGTTGGACAATGATCCATCTATCTCAGTTGTGAAAGCCCTGAAAGTTAGAGAAGGCAGTCCGCTTGATGTTCCTCTAATGCAATTCTCCTGGGATAAAGAAGCAGGAATGCACCTCTATTTAGGTGAGAAGCCTCGTCAGGAAAAAGAAAAGCGAAAAGAAAAAGAACTTGAAATTGTAGCTAAAAGTATTTTCAGCACTCAATCCCATTTAACCTATATGGATATTAGCGAAAAGATACAGGAAATAATGGATGTAAAAGAGCGCACCTCTAAAAGCTATATCCGTTATATGCGTGAAAAAGAGATAATAGTAAAAGACCCTTCCAATGATACTTATTTTATCAAAGGAAAAATTTAATAATCAGATAGTATGAATATTGATCGAGAAACTTTTATAGCTTGGATGGAACGAATTATTGAACGCATTGAAATTGCCGATAAAAAGATTGAGCGGTTATCCACTCAGCGGAACTGTCTAGATGGTGATGAATTATTGGACAATCAAGATTTGATGTTCCTCTTAAAAGTAAGCCCCCGAACTCTTCAGCGTTATCGTTCGAAAGGTATACTACCCTATTTAAAATTAGATGATGGACGTTGTTACTACAAAGCAAGTGATGTGCATAAGATGATAAGAGAGAAGTTATAAGAAAACAAGCTAATGAACTAGTTAAAATGAAAAAGTGGCTATTGAGCCACTTTTTCCAAAATTTCCATCCTTGAGTTTATTTTCTCACTCATATAATTACTTGCACAAACCACATCATCCAGCAAACTAAAAATAAAGTCAGGAGATTGTTTTAAAATCTTTATCCAGCCATTTAAATAAGTAACACTCTCTATGCTCGGTTGCGCAAATACGCCTAGCTGTGAGCCCATAAAAGCTGCTGTTAGTTCTGCTATTACCTCTTCACGCGCATACTCATTATCACCAAAAACTTTACCCATTGCTCTGTTTAATCGTTCTTCTTTGCCCGTACAATGGGTCATTTCGTGTAGAAGTACGCTATAGAAGTTATGTTGATTAGGAAATTGATTTTTAACAGGACAAACAATCAAATCATTACTTGGAGAATAATACGCCCGGTTTTGTTTCTTTAAAATTATATCGCATACCCATGAATTATCTTCAATCATTCTATCCAACTCGGGACAATTAAATATTGTATCAACTATAAACTCATTCTCTGTAGCATTAAACTTATCCACCAATCTATTAAATTCATCTTCATAAATTGATGCAAAATTTGTTTGGTCAAGATTAAATACGTTATAATTTTTCAGATAAGATATCAAACGCCAATTCTTTTTCTCTTCTTCAGTTAGTAAATTATAATCGTCAATATTTATTCTTTTGTTGTTTTCTCGATGGTATACAAGAAAGTTTTTATAATATATCGGAAATGACTTTTCATTTTTGATAATCTTAATTTCAAGCTCTCTACATTGATTAAATGTCAAAAATAGGGGAGTTCTATACCCTTCCCATGAACATGCAAGCAATAAGAGAAAAGCATTCCCACTTGTATATTTACGCCCTGTGTAATTTTGTGGATAAAAATTTATCTTACCACTTACGTCAAACCATGGTTTCTCCCATTTCTCGGATTTCATTTCTTCCATTTTTCTTATCAGAATCTCGGCAAATCTTTCTGCTAATTGATTATTTGTTTTCATAATGTTTAATTTTGAGTGTTGTTGAATATTTTATAATGCGGTACATATCTAAAGGGGGAGTTTTTGTTTTCTATTCTTTTTATGTTTTCCGCTAAATTGACTTTTTTTTAATGCGTTCATCACAGAGCCGTCGGGGTATGTTTTTTTGTTTAAGGCTATAAAAAGTTGCTGTTTAGCGGAATGCAAGGTTTTTATGAAAAATACGCTCGCCTAAAGGGAAAGAGGAAGATTTTTATTAAAACTAAAAGGGCTCGACCTTGCAAAAGTAAAACTGCGATATAACTTTGCCGAGAAACAAAAAACACCCCGTAAGGATTTATAGATACGTATCGAGGAAATTTAGGTACTGGAAAACATAATAAGGATAGTACTAATCAATGTACCTATCTCCCCAACATGGGGGGCTTAAAACTCGGAACACGAACTTAACTATCCATTGAAAAGCAGATACAGAAAACGAAAATCAGAAATGGAGCGAAAATCCATTCATATCCCAATATTCTGTAATGAAAAGGATTTTTCAGCGAAATGGATGAGCTTGGTTTTCCTGCGGTTTTCACAACAAAGACTTATGAGAGCAGCCTGCGAAGCGAATAGGTCTTGTGAAATTCAATGGATAGTTAGGTGTAAAGTTCCGACAATAAAAAAGTGATGTTGTCTTGTTAAAAACAAGGCTCATCACTTTCTAAATTCATCAGCATTACAACTTC is part of the Bacteroides coprosuis DSM 18011 genome and harbors:
- a CDS encoding hypothetical protein (KEGG: bfs:BF1258 hypothetical protein~SPTR: Putative uncharacterized protein;~IMG reference gene:2504107843), producing the protein MLRKEEILSRTSNGLNVFKHYIKTPWRVGRNFLNPLYEDKKASCNIYFDRNSGTYRMKDFGNDDFSGDCFFFVAKLHALDCRNRYDFIETLKIIDRDMSLGLSNNNGIAGYNEKPMTTTTKASTLYETAEKKIRPYSFQSKEFTAEELAFWQNFGVRVDILSLFNVCSVRDFTSENGDGKSYTLYSTQIEPIFGYKSKRYIKLYRPFSKIRFLYGGSIVDNYCFGLEQLPSKGDKVFITGGEKDVLSLSARGLHAICFNSETATIPKSIIRKLSFRFKHIILLYDMDKTGLSSSAKHEKDLKDLGVKRLLLPLSGTKNEKDISDYFSMGNTYESFMKLFLEFLDTLYSDTMTLLKSCEIDFNNPPESSQEIISAGDVPLGTQGNILCITGGEGTGKSNFIAALIAGSIRKEKAEIDTLGMTVSTNNQNKAVLLYDTEQSEVQLFKNVSNLLKRAKLNYKPEVLKAFSLTGMSRNERLLAIVQSMDRFHYQYSGIQLVMIDGIADLVHSANDEAESIRIIDELYRLAGIYKTCIVCVLHYIPNGLKLRGHLGSELQRKAAAILSIELDNDPSISVVKALKVREGSPLDVPLMQFSWDKEAGMHLYLGEKPRQEKEKRKEKELEIVAKSIFSTQSHLTYMDISEKIQEIMDVKERTSKSYIRYMREKEIIVKDPSNDTYFIKGKI
- a CDS encoding Bacteroides conjugative transposon TraK protein (InterPro IPR022276~KEGG: bfs:BF1237 hypothetical protein~SPTR: Conjugative transposon TraK protein;~TIGRFAM: Conjugative transposon, TraK~IMG reference gene:2504107835~TIGRFAM: Bacteroides conjugative transposon TraK protein), with product MEFKSLKNIETSFKKIRLFGIIFLLMCTIIVSYSLWKSYQFAEKQREKIYVLDDGKSLMLALSQELSQNRPVEAKEHVKRFHELFYTLSPDKNAIESNIQRSLFLADKSAFIHYKNLSENGYYNRIISGNVNQTLHVDSIVCDFDTYPYSVSTYARQTIIRESNITERSLITQCRLLNSVRSDNNPHGFTIEAFEIKENKDLQVLKR
- a CDS encoding protein of unknown function DUF1738 (COGs: COG4227 Antirestriction protein~InterPro IPR013610~KEGG: bfs:pBF9343.02 hypothetical protein~PFAM: Domain of unknown function DUF1738~SPTR: PBF9343 plasmid;~IMG reference gene:2504107845~PFAM: Domain of unknown function (DUF1738)), with the translated sequence MKTNNQLAERFAEILIRKMEEMKSEKWEKPWFDVSGKINFYPQNYTGRKYTSGNAFLLLLACSWEGYRTPLFLTFNQCRELEIKIIKNEKSFPIYYKNFLVYHRENNKRINIDDYNLLTEEEKKNWRLISYLKNYNVFNLDQTNFASIYEDEFNRLVDKFNATENEFIVDTIFNCPELDRMIEDNSWVCDIILKKQNRAYYSPSNDLIVCPVKNQFPNQHNFYSVLLHEMTHCTGKEERLNRAMGKVFGDNEYAREEVIAELTAAFMGSQLGVFAQPSIESVTYLNGWIKILKQSPDFIFSLLDDVVCASNYMSEKINSRMEILEKVAQ
- a CDS encoding conjugate transposon protein (KEGG: bth:BT_0084 conjugate transposon protein~SPTR: Conserved protein found in conjugate transposon;~IMG reference gene:2504107840) — protein: MKKIIHKVIIGVYFMGMILLLIACNTQLDIQQQYPFTLSAMPVQKSIVIDETAEIRMKIIRDGHFEETEYYIRYYQPDGTGDLKLEDGTVLLPNDLYKLTEGVFRLYYTSKSTDQQKIDIYVEDNFGQTEQISFNFNNKKEEK
- a CDS encoding Tetracycline regulation of excision, RteC (InterPro IPR018534~KEGG: pgn:PGN_0080 probable tetracycline resistance element mobilization regulatory protein RteC~PFAM: Tetracycline regulation of excision, RteC~SPTR: Probable tetracycline resistance element mobilization regulatory protein RteC;~IMG reference gene:2504107841~PFAM: RteC protein) gives rise to the protein MINLIDTKLFKLMHDSTASKKELQKEFQYFFDDLTSCYSSRNELCKAWKECQRAFVMLNLLESTIKASTPCKRWKEHRFHFITPLRQFLKFEMKVIKYLFENDEYIVSKQIQGKYQWTGKKTDLIELAYALHENQTINHGNIPIEKFIEDFGAFFGVNITNSSRMFFNIKQRKTESRTTFLDTLAKMLNKRMIKDDEK
- a CDS encoding hypothetical protein (KEGG: bth:BT_0109 hypothetical protein~SPTR: Putative uncharacterized protein;~IMG reference gene:2504107842); the encoded protein is MEVITIESKAFKELQTKINTIANYITAQQEVASLDDDEIWVDSYEVCTFLKISERTLQRLRSNGEISYSKIRGRNYYKIGEIRRLIESRIIKSNHEFMQDLITNHKLHVKERRNTK
- a CDS encoding hypothetical protein (KEGG: bth:BT_0088 conjugate transposon protein~SPTR: Conserved protein found in conjugate transposon;~IMG reference gene:2504107836) gives rise to the protein MSDKSFKKAIQRADQRLKEGCQRIPKKTRIILVILLLISCGLFSLYQTISSLSQMKSSDKASIQTKELPVQLEQTEQESMYEQNSYNYGTK
- a CDS encoding Conjugative transposon protein TraO (InterPro IPR018899~KEGG: bfs:BF1233 hypothetical protein~PFAM: Conjugative transposon, TraO~SPTR: Putative uncharacterized protein;~IMG reference gene:2504107839~PFAM: Conjugative transposon protein TraO), whose product is MKKHSFVIITFTLFIVSTIFTNEAQAQRYLSGQKGIQFTGGLIGTSKESFYKEPAYYVGVSLATYTKKGNRWVVGVEYLNKEYPYKERVIPVSKFIGDGGYYFKLLSDNRKTFFLSFGLSASTGYETSNWGEKLLYDGATLRNKDGFIYGGSATIELETYLSDRLVLLINARERLLFGSSIEKFQTQYGIGIKYIIN
- a CDS encoding hypothetical protein (KEGG: bth:BT_0107 hypothetical protein~SPTR: Putative uncharacterized protein;~IMG reference gene:2504107844); this translates as MNIDRETFIAWMERIIERIEIADKKIERLSTQRNCLDGDELLDNQDLMFLLKVSPRTLQRYRSKGILPYLKLDDGRCYYKASDVHKMIREKL
- a CDS encoding Bacteroides conjugative transposon TraN protein (InterPro IPR022298~KEGG: bfs:BF1234 hypothetical protein~SPTR: Putative uncharacterized protein;~TIGRFAM: Conjugative transposon, TraN~IMG reference gene:2504107838~TIGRFAM: Bacteroides conjugative transposon TraN protein), whose protein sequence is MKHFALLILLTLSIVPLQAQSDPSFKGEIRKIPREQLITPYAIEVTFDKTVHVLFPSKVIYIDLGSNHIIAGKANGAENVIRIKAATEDFIGETNFSVICDDGNFYSFNARYANEPSMLNIYMSSLTKNHHQIASNNNLAHTSSTVYLTELGKESPGVVNMIMETIYNENKRLLRHLGSKQQKIQFTVQGMYVHHGMFYFHTMIQNKSQVPFDIDYIKFKVVDTQSTKRSPVQEIALNPVRTYHDMVQIKGKSKARTVYALPKFTLPKNQIVVVELIEKDGGRHQTIQIEHTDITSAKTIDTFKIN
- a CDS encoding Bacteroides conjugative transposon TraM protein (InterPro IPR022187~KEGG: bfs:BF1235 hypothetical protein~SPTR: Conjugative transposon TraM protein;~TIGRFAM: Conjugative transposon, TraM~IMG reference gene:2504107837~PFAM: Protein of unknown function (DUF3714)~TIGRFAM: Bacteroides conjugative transposon TraM protein); this translates as MEQNEDIIKTEKKEQKAKKELTPQELQKRKKLIIFPIMILAFIGSLWLIFAPSSKKEEGSDNISTFNSELPLPGKDEILSDKKKAYEQEDLRIKQQERMRTLQDFGFDSELENSSSQEDENSNSYYNQDNQPNRPVASNSPIYTSANRYQQINRQLENFYEEPAEDLEKEELFERVTELEMRLRESENLQSSTEEQLTLLEKSYELAAKYINNNQGQTATVENIPIQDLSTGKQGKAKAVPVKAVGESVVSGLQQSISDEAFIEAYSKPRNSTFHTAITASQSSVKNTILACIHEDQSVMDGQNVKLRLLEPLQAGTIIIPKNTLLTGMARIQRERLDIDIVSIEYNGSIISVELNVYDSDGQKGLATPSTLEMQSLTEGAANMGAGLGSSFTINQNAGSAILSDLTRGVLQGGSQYLSKKLRTAKVSLRANYQVMLLSK